A region from the Vicia villosa cultivar HV-30 ecotype Madison, WI linkage group LG3, Vvil1.0, whole genome shotgun sequence genome encodes:
- the LOC131657683 gene encoding FBD-associated F-box protein At5g56370-like, producing the protein MDRISDLPDDLICHILTFLFTKDVFRTSVLSKRWIDVWRSVPALRVVEGEIGDRETDFRITELVSSVLLSLHPIKCCKLYLWYSDLQVGRLAFPRFVKWINFVLQRKVEFIDLAFAIADATRAKLPRSILSCKTLVDLELHFFIIKDIFSISLPSLKTLCLDYMSFWNVQGFLLLLAGCPNLENIQVNEVTFLSQEVLTYEENLAYQEMCKSLTLSKLSKATLMNTFCHFPLNAFRNVKSLIIDLNKVYRVNGEIPTFHNLTKLKLSSINYNWKLLVQMLKKCRYLQHFHLSQGTSNEIIEDVEGNWEDPVFVPKCVSSHLKTCEFKFFSGKEGEFLMAKYILKEAKVLQSLNYEPCGPDLLSRCTSLGKFFTSNRQRRFLPMR; encoded by the exons ATGGATAGGATCAGTGATTTACCTGATGATCTCATATGCCACATCCTCACTTTTCTCTTTACCAAGGATGTCTTTCGTACTAGTGTCCTTTCGAAGAGGTGGATTGATGTATGGCGGTCGGTTCCTGCCCTCAGAGTCGTGGAAGGAGAAATAGGAGATAGAGAAACCGATTTCCGTATAACCGAGCTTGTCTCCTCGGTTTTGCTCTCTCTTCATCCTATTAAGTGTTGCAAACTTTACCTCTGGTATAGTGATCTTCAAGTCGGCCGTCTTGCTTTTCCTAGGTTCGTAAAATGGATCAACTTTGTATTACAACGCAAAGTCGAGTTCATTGATTTAGCATTTGCCATAGCAGATGCTACTCGTGCCAAATTGCCCAGAAGCATTCTAAGCTGCAAGACCCTTGTTGATCTCGAGTTGCATTTCTTTATTATCAAGGATATTTTTTCCATTAGTCTCCCCTCCCTCAAAACCCTTTGTTTGGACTATATGTCGTTTTGGAATGTTCAAGGTTTCTTATTGCTTCTGGCGGGATGTCCCAATCTTGAGAATATACAGGTAAATGAGGTAACGTTTCTCTCACAAGAGGTTCTTACCTATGAAGAGAACCTTGCCTATCAAGAGATGTGTAAAAGCTTAACCTTAAGCAAGTTGAGCAAAGCAACTTTGATGAACACTTTTTGTCACTTTCCCTTGAACGCCTTTCGTAATGTGAAGAGTTTGATCATAGATTTAAATAAG GTGTATCGGGTTAATGGTGAGATTCCCACCTTCCATAATTTGACCAAATTGAAACTTTCCTCTATAAACTATAATTGGAAGTTGTTGGTTCAAATGCTCAAAAAGTGTCGTTACCTTCAACATTTTCACCTTTCTCAG GGCACCTCCAATGAGATAATAGAAGATGTCGAGGGGAATTGGGAGGATCCTGTATTTGTTCCGAAATGTGTTTCTTCGCATCTTAAAACATGCGAGTTCAAGTTCTTTTCAGGCAAAGAAGGTGAGTTTCTGATggcaaaatatattttgaagGAGGCAAAAGTTTTGCAAA GTTTGAATTATGAACCTTGTGGTCCTGATCTTTTGTCTAGGTGCACGAGTTTAGGCAAATTCTTCACATCCAACCGACAACGGCGATTCCTCCCAATGAGATGA